The region TAAAACACATGCGGTACTCAACCCATTTCTATGTTGACAGGTGTCTTAACACACTACAAAAGCACACGACATTCCTACCACAACATTCAACATCACTTTTGCAGGGTTGCAACCTTCCCTACTACCACGTGTTACGTCTCTGATCAGAGACGCCGCAAATATTTACCTTAAGTGTTTGGTTTGATTGTGTTGTATATGTTTGCGtgaaggtgttgacagacgtgtttgggatttttggttgatttagaACAGTTTTATTATGTTCACAAATAAGTGAAAGTGCGATGAAATTAATGTTTGCTGCTGCAACCTGTTTAGGAGAGTGAATAGACCACAGTGTGTGCGACTCAAAGGATAAAACCCTTAATCCTGCTTGCCATCCGTAGCTGATAATCTTTACTTTGCGTATTTTTAGTATTTTTTGTTCGAAACAGAATTGTAATCGATGGAGAACTTTATCGGAATATTATCTCCTAAATTATCGGCGGAACTTATTGCAAAGCGGGCAGCTCACGTTTCAATTGTAGATGATGGTATAAAACTCTTGTCAGAGGAAGTGAGTTTTATACGACGATTTGCCCGTAACATAACCGACACATTCATATCATTTCATGAACAACTCGTTTTAGGTGTTTCGGGCTCTGAAGTGTGGGAAGCTTGCTATTCAAAATTTCTCACAGAATGAGTTGCACCCTAGTCCTGATAATGAATCAGCTGTACCTTGGTTGTTTCTTGTGGATACCTTAAATTTTTCCTTTTGGTATCCAGAGGGCTATGCCAAGAAATGGGAAGTAACTTGGCAAGGTAAAACATACACAGGATATTTTGCCCTTTGTGCGGCTGTAAACAGAGCAATTTCGGTACGTCAGTGAGAATAGACTACACAACGAAAAGTTTATTGCTATAAGAAGCAATGGCTACGTTCCTGCAGCCCCAAGTGAATTTCTGATTATGGATTTGCAGGAAGGAGTGCCCATGACTGATGCAAAATTTTGTTCCAATGTGACCCTGGATCAACTACGGCACATACTTCGTGGTGATAAGGAAACTGATGTCCCATTGCTACATGCAAGAGTAGATTGCTTGAGAGAAGTGGGGAATGTACTTATGGACAAGTATCAGGGTATGCATAATTTTGGATTAtttaaaactttttcataatttgaaAGGTATGAAACAGTTGTACGAGTCATATGGGATGTTATGAATATTTAATAACTGCCCATGTTCATCCGACATATTCTGTACTAATATTCTGAAGGGAAACAGTGAGAGTTGTGGAGAAATACAAAATATACATCAACAGAGAGTAACAGCTACCATTAATAAATACTGTAGGATAGCATATGTATAATTGTTAGTAAAATGCTGTTATTGTTGTGCATACATAATCTGAAATAAATCTAATAAAATTATCAATACAGCAGCATGgcagcattgttttttttttatatatatactggGCATTATATATGTGATCGCCAAGATGTTCACAACAATCTTAGGATGAGTTCTACCTGAAACACGTCAGTCATTGGTTTATCAGCTGGTGTCTTTTGTGACCAGTACAGCAGTTGTGCCGTACTGCTATCGATTTGCAATATCGTCCCATTCTTCCTGTGTAACTTTATGTCAGAATTACAAGGTCCACAAAcaccatttaaaattaattgattatgtgtggagtgcacacaaggtttttatttttattattttttttatttttaaagtgattCTCCATTAATTCAAAATAATGATACTAGTAGGAGAACCTAAAGTACTCATATTAGTGAAAGATGTATGCATGTGAAAGCATTGTATGATATTTGAAGTTTGCAAACAACTGTATCAGTTCCTTCCTGAGCTGTCGTAAGGAGGCTGTGtgcataaaacacacaaatatccaCCGAAAAACTGTATCTGAACACTTACAAGACTACTaacaaattaaatgtggtgtaTGCCAAGGATCTGTAAAGAGACCCCTTCTGTTCCTTCTGTATGGGAATGATCTCAACTCAAATGTGGATGCACATAAAACAGTCATATTTGCAGATGTTAACTCTACTAAAAGGAGACAGCAGTGAACAGTTACAGCAATCAGTAACCACTGTCATAAAACAACTTAGCAACTGGGCACAGCATAATCTGCTTGTAATGAATAGTAGAAACCCGGTTGCACTAAAATGCTACAGTGTTCCTACTAGGACCTCTATCAACGATGAACCAGTAGGTGCACTTGTCTGGTGCAGACCccaatcagtcttcccttctccTCCCGTCCAGCAAGTCTCCCCTAACCCGTGGTCCTGGATACCTTTTCCGACCTACCCTttctcctaaacctctccagttcctttcccttcTTCATTCTTGTCCAACCCTCCTGTCAGAAGAAGGAGGCTCTGACTgtgaaagcttgcataagtaaaaccttttttcatctgtttgttctcctgccaccacttggtgaggagATTTTTATCTATCCAAGTACGTTTTACTGTATAAAGTTTATTATTGCAACTTGAAAGAAGTATGCCTAGAAATCATTTTCAGAAGTGTACTTATAACTTGACTTGTTCAATGCCTTATGCAAAAGATGCTTTGGTAGAGAGAAGGTACAGTAAATGCAATACAATGTGATACAAAGAAACAGTTCCCACAGACAAGATGCTTAACTGCCAAAGAATTGGCAACACAGTTCCAGAGTTTGAAGTGTTCCTCATGGAACTCATGTAATACAATTTGTAGAAAGTTGGATAAAGCATGAAATTGACAGTAGTGAGTTTCTTTGGGCAAATTTGGGTCTATACTGAAAATCTAGTATAATGGGAAATGAAAGTGGTGTAGGCTATTGATCATAGTAAACATAAATCCGTTGAGAAAGAGAGAAGCAATATTAAATGAGCAGATTGCATGTGATGCAAATAACATTTTTAGACTTTTTTGGAACCTAAAATTTTAATAACATCTGTTTCAACTACTTTAAATGCTTGCATATTAGTGACATGGTTGCCTTAACGTTGGTGGTATGTGTAATTTGAACTCCTGGTTATTTCTGTAAATGATGTTTGATACCGGTGGTCTCTGGTGGGATTGTATTTGATTCTTTGATTATGTGTCCAATGTGTTCGGTCATGCTCCAGATGTGTTGATGTCCAGATGTGCTTACCTGCTGTACAAGCAGCCATGCACATTTGTTTTTGATACATGGTCACTACCAATTTTCACACCCGACAtatactgatttatttttgttgaaactataatttactatagatcccttgaacaaaaaactgtacccagtagttggaagaaagaacAGGTCGCACATGTGTACTAGAaggatagcagaagtgatccacaaaactactggctgtatccttgatgtccatttgttgtacaatcttggaacatattctgtccTTAAAGAGAATAAGGTATATCAAAAAGAATGGTCATTCTCCTCCATGCAAACTAGCATGGATACTGAAAAAATAGATCATATGAAACTCAacacgcacttttctcacatggcaccCTGGTATTCCATGGATCAAGCCAGTTGGGAGGGTGCAATCTGTCTTGACTTTCAAAGggtgtttgactcagtaccatatgtACATTTATTATCAAAAATGCAATTGTAATGTGTATCAAATGAAAAATTTGTGTCAGGATCGAGGATTTTTTTATTCGCGATGATGCATCAAGTTAccgtggatggagagtcattgacagatgttgaAGTACAATGTCTCAGCTGGAATCGGCCAACTAATAGAAGTCCAGGGTGTAACAAcatgtaggggtatgaaatggaacaatcacattggCTCAGTCGTAGGTGAAGCATGTGGCAaattttggttcattggtagaataataGGGAAATGTAGTCAGTCTACAAAATAGATGTATTGCAAATCACTTGCATCAACCATCCAAGAATTTTGCTCAAATGAAAGTcgtggccattctagtgatctcgatatgtTGTTCTTTCTGGCATTTGTTCTAGAAAAGTTGCAAATATTCGACTGTTTTCCTGTACAGAGAACCTTCATTACCTAGCGTTATAAATACGGGCTATttgccgaataggaagctagtttacattcagaagcatacataataagactgaagaatgaataagtaaaaagtcctggTTGTAGTAAGTGCAgatgtgaagattagtcaagagtgagagtgatcagttgattgtgaagtattaataacagTACTTCATAGTAATttgtcagtaaaaatattgttgtgagactggtaaaaatatttttactaacaaCGTAACGATAGTTTCCTATACCTAACttctttatatcataagatgggattgtattgtatatgtgtgtgatcagtttaaataaaactttcttaaactttgcatgtgacttgattattttttattacagtaaaagtaaaggtagcttaaGATATCTTAAAAGCCCCTCCTTAATGTTTTTCTGTACCCACCACTGCTTGGAGATAGATgcgaactatcctgagaaagcctacttacaaagtttgaggAACCAGCTGTAAGCGAGGAATCTAGGAATTTACTACAACCCCCTATCTTTTGCTACCATAGTGATTGTGTGGACACAGGGAAGggcagatttttaaaaatatcaatataTATTGTACCAATATCAATATTTTCAAGACAACAATATCgatatttttaaatatcgatatttttGGCCCATCCATACACAAGGGAAGACTCGGGAATGAAACGCTTCTGACGTGCATGCTGCACGTGAAATACCATAAACATTTCAGACAGCAAAAGTCCATTTTCGATGAAATGTATGTGACTATTGTGCCGAGTCTACATTACATTTAGAGTGCCTCTATCCTTGCTTCATCCAGTGACTCAGGGAGTAAGGAGAGTGCACAGTCTGCCTCATAGTTGGGAGCAGGGATTGGTAATTTCCATCATTCTCATACAGTGCTGCCACCAATGTGCTCATTTTGCACCTCATACCTACTATTTGCAATGGTTGAAATGACAAGCTGAAATAACAAACTTTCATGAATATGCAGTACAGTTACATTCGTGTTCAAATCTGGTGCTCATTTGTAgtactgaatatgaaattaaattaagtccattgtaagacatttactgtTAGATTGCAAAGATTAGTAGTAGCTGAAATGGGCAAGACATCTGTTGATGAGAAGTATAGTGTCTGTGTGTCAAGAAAAGACAGACAATAAAaacttgcagacaggcatgattaaaagacacacacATTTAGCTTTAGGCCACAACTTTCATCAGTAAAGacacaacacacactcacacaaccacaaaggagcattcccttCATCCCTCAGTACCATGCCAGACTGGAAAaagtgaaccacatccttcatcaggactTTGGTTATGTAttattatgccctgaaatgagggcattctacccgagatacttcccactcctcctaaagtggtgttctgttacCCAccaaacctccacaacatcctagtccactcCTATACCACTCCCAATCTCGACCCTTTGCCACaatgatcatatccctgtggaagatccaggtgcaaaacctgcccaatccactgaCCCAGCACTCCAtattccagtcctatcacaggtttatcctaccccatcaggggccaggccacctgtgaaagcaaccatgtaatttccccaggaaagcgtcctgggacctctgctgttcctgatctatataaatgacctgggtgacaacctgagcatttctcttaggttgttcgcagatgatgctgtaatttaccgtctagtaagatcatccgaagaccagtatcagttgcaaagtgatttagaaaagattgctgtatggtgtggcaggtggcagttgacactaaataacgaaaagtgtgaagtgatccacatgagttccaaaagaaatccatcggaattcgattacttgataaatagtacaattctcaaggctgtcaattcaactaagtacctgggtgttaaaattatgaacaacttcagttggaaagaccacatagataatattgtgaggaaggggagccaaagattgcgtttcattggcaggacacttagaagatgcaacaagtccactaaagagacagcttacactacactcgttcgtcctctgttagaatattgctgtgcggtgtgggatccttaccaggtgggattaacggaggacatcgaaagggtgcaaaaaagggcagctcattttgtcttatcacataataggggagagagtgtggcagttatgatacatgaattgggatggaagtcattacagcaaagacgtttttcgttgtggcgagatctttttacgaaatttcagtcaacaactttctcttccgaatgtgaaaatattttgttgagcccaacctacataggtaggaatgatcatcaaaataaaataagagaaatcagagctcgaacagaaaagtttaggtgttcgtttttcccgcgcgctgttagggagtggaatagtagagagatagtgtgattgtggttcgatgaaccctgtgccaagcacttaaatgtgaattgcagagtagtcatgtagatgtagatgtaccagctctgctgcacAGTTtcttatattggtatgattaccaactagatgtccaccaggatgaacagccaccaccAGACTGTAGCAAAGAACAAAGTAGACcttcctgtggcacaacatgcagctgaacataacatgtttgatttcaatggctgcttcactacctgagccatctggatccttccctgcatcatcagcttttctgaactgtgcagattggAGTTatccactcccataattatcctACGGTAACATACTGTCACCACATCCTCCATACCAACAGTTTCCACTTCCTGTGTCctgtcatctcccaccctgtttatttgcagccctctgccaatactTCTACCCGTCTTTCTTCACTCCCTGCCCCACACCCTCCCGACAATGCACCTCTTGGAGTctggtccctgcacactccaccagacagcattcgtctctcttcccatgcgtacactactatccctttccCTTCCCTACCTGCTCCAGATTGATGCTTGCATCCCATTtgatgttgcattctggcctgagacgctgagttggcagttgtgtgtgcatgaggtgtgcttgctttttgtgtgtgtgtgtgtgtgtgtgtgtgtgtgtgtgtgtgtgtgtgtgtttactgatgaatGCTGTGGTCGGAAGCTACGTGTGAGTGttttttaatcatgcctgtctccAACTTGTTGTGCCTTTGTTATGGTaattagcaatctatcttttcctacattgttgatattcccatctggagtttccattgtttggtttgaAACAATATCCAATGTTTAAGATTGATTAACTGATGTATCAGTAGTTAAGATATTGGCGGTGTGATCGATATTATTATAAAAGTATATCAACATTTTGATGTATCAGTATTTTTTGTTCATCCCTATGAGAACAAGAACTTACAATGCACACAGAGACATTGAAAAAGTTATTATTCCTGCactccatacttgaatggaatgggaaaaagtcCTGATAACTGGTGCAATAGGAAGTACACCTGCTGTGTGCTTCACATTGGTTTACACAGTATGGGTATGGATGCAGAAAGACAGATGCTAATGTGCTACATTTTAAGTAGAAGGTATGGGTACAAGTGAATTGATCGCAAGTTTCTTATTGCCTGTTTTAAGTATCATTTTACCTTTCGTACATTAAAAGGCACTATTGTGAGGAACATTTGTAAATGTGTTCCATGCAGTGAAGGGTCTTGCGAGTAGATACTTCTAATGATCCTTCAAAATATATTAAATTAGTGCTTTTGCATTGAATGGGGCAGAACATGTTTCAACTTCCTTCTCCATAACAGAATATCAGAAATAGTGCTGTAAGAAGTAAGATGTTTCTGTAGATTAATCTACTAGTAGTAGAAGAATTTGGCTATGAACCATGCACATTTTAAGTTACCAGAATGATACTTTCACTTTGCAGTGTAGTATGCACAATAATGAAATTctttcacattgtaaaatatttctTGGACTGAATTCAAACTTAAAACCTCACCTTTTGCAGGTAATGCCCTTACCAAATGAACCATGTGAGTGTGCATCACAAACCATCCTGACACTTAATTTCTCCCTCCCAACCCTTCTAGTTTCGATGGAAGCTTTTCCAACTAATACTTGTACAAAGGTTATGGCAAAGACTGGTCTGCTACTGTCTAGGGGCTGGTTCCAGAATGAAACAACTGAGCAAGAGAGTGCATACTGTAATAATACGGGTACATTTAAGTTGAGTGGCTGCCACTTTACTGCATTTGTTATTCTCACACTATTATCAGAGTTCTTTTAGACAGTATCTCTTGATGTAAACTGATCCGTATTCACACGTGATTtcagatgtgttggtgcatgtagtGTAACAACACCATACTTTGGTGGACCCTAACTTGACGCAGCTCCCACCCTATCCACTCTCAACActcgataattttattttttgctcCTTAGAAGCAGGAGTGATGGCTGTGAAATAGAGTTTTGTTGGCCCAATAGTACCCTGATGGAGGCCACTACAGTAGTGGGCATTGGTACACGATGAATTGGTGCATTATCTTATGGAATGAAATGTTGTACAACCCAGAAAAAGTTTATGGGGCCGGTTATGGGTtacagtttctgaaaaagaaaactttaatgtgtaatgaagtatttttgaatgttTTCTCATTTGAAATACAAAATAGAGTAACATTGCTTTTATTTTTAGGATCATTTGTGAATTGTTTAAAAGAAAGCCAAAACTCTGCTCAGAAATTGC is a window of Schistocerca gregaria isolate iqSchGreg1 chromosome 8, iqSchGreg1.2, whole genome shotgun sequence DNA encoding:
- the LOC126284093 gene encoding queuosine salvage protein is translated as MENFIGILSPKLSAELIAKRAAHVSIVDDGIKLLSEEVFRALKCGKLAIQNFSQNELHPSPDNESAVPWLFLVDTLNFSFWYPEGYAKKWEVTWQGKTYTGYFALCAAVNRAISEGVPMTDAKFCSNVTLDQLRHILRGDKETDVPLLHARVDCLREVGNVLMDKYQGSFVNCLKESQNSAQKLLQLVVDNFPCFRDEAEFEGYAVSFYKRAQILIGDIWACFKGEGVGYFKDIDSLSMFADYRVPQVLVHFGAMKYTDELMELLKSGHILANGSREEVEIRGVSIEVVERVCKQVRQLLQEYNINNVTVNSVLIDHYLWDYRREHADSLEYIPFHKVRCIYY